One window from the genome of Hippoglossus hippoglossus isolate fHipHip1 chromosome 6, fHipHip1.pri, whole genome shotgun sequence encodes:
- the LOC117763036 gene encoding DNA-binding protein RFX7 — MADDQQQPGQKPASGLGSLPALVPGLQGPEANALQFKIKNSICKSVQSKVDSILQDVEKFTDIEKLYLYLKLPSGPSSGNDKRTENERGSSTPGLCDQSSMSSSRTQQMYAFNWIRNHLEEHPETSLPKQEVYDEYKSYCDNLGYNPLSAADFGKIMKNVFPNMKARRLGMRGKSKYCYSGLRKKAFVHMPSLPNLDLQKSGDGCELMESTGQSPSAEDEMRSAACGLVCEWAQKVLSRQFDNVEDLARFLLNSHYIGTKSMAALTVMTGTPTGMKTPTPVSAFVPTAEANSFQPQVKTLPSPSVDAKQQLQRKIQKKQQEQKLHSPLPNECQVKRAEASTPGPTIPCGSPAMLSPQPTIGIVVAAVPSPVTVQRTRQLMTSPGPIGTAEGKVLPVNFQVVTQSLKQSPKHPQNISASPVGDRLARHSTRYAQILPKPSATSAITLRSPPTLLITNSPIKTVMPTSHVSSMNVVKMTAIALAPSSSSSTTVRPASAGVTTMAALDDSQQSHSAMSLSPAVRPSAPALTLNFSTDFRAVSDARHDNNPTSGSERTAAGVKEERVAKFRAASEPSFLVKCSLGPDRGLRIKSDPTSPPTSVAVAGTQDSNNRNCHDSTLYLTVDKHNSNGNTSSNGSSAVTPTSKDPCLDAKSPRKRTGPVGETHVIPVKRVFISQQPMAVIDNLKPGVGAAMKRIPRPGTPARPESAPCKVTVKHTTIGPTQILALSDSPITHTEGSQTVVKPQALVVKPNDHSLSTNTSTGAAGNNPSDQALLQQITGDPRAIPANSGAHKASVMSDLKSTIWEEGHLDELRKQAFAQQIPAEHKQAPTNQLSLIAQPPETSGQLTLTQEMVDFAGSQPNMDYFPFNDDDMTQDSIVEELVQMEEQMKLKGLFSSCVDVSLQGQSASNQGSILNAHQANTTFYHSAHSSTTPVQTPTPTPTPTPTPTPTSEMTLGHSMTRESPCSRMNPITPVDGAMGRHTPISTPLSNCSSSVPPSPVECRNPFAFTPINSSITGYHDASIVSSSPVKPMQRPMATHPDKAKLEWINNRYNSNSASPLSNHSIGILPSYQDLVDDQFRKPHAFAIPGQSFQVQSRPDAAHFGRLTPISPVQQQPQQQQQQTPQQQQQQLVTGVTTPTKQESFAVPAPLDNKASTSSASITFRCRSVSPAVRQRNFSGNTGPLTNTTNTSTTTRAVVSPFNSPITSEVLSILSNSQTVSSVHSMAQRSRSVPLNIMMQSEMLPVQGQSNTAKITNVLLSKMEADGDDSVRGLGINNLPSNYTARMNLTQILETTPGFTGGTAHQTQLPVGSSPAAFELQQHSYLTTGSGEQVTFSTGDSQAQAGPGEQDQQQQQQQLQLQENPVQTQPQLLLQSTQQQEAEDEQQQLDFNNTVKDLLGDDGLNPSSQLVGQVASELNAVASDFSNDIRLTSDLSSSITDLNTLDTNLLFDPNQQQEQYEDSTLEELKNDPLFQQICSDTVNSGFDWLESKDQPTTVEMLG, encoded by the exons ATGGCTGATGATCAACAACAGCCCGGCCAGAAGCCGGCCTCGGGATTAGGCTCTCTTCCAGCGCTGGTGCCGGGACTCCAGGGGCCCGAGGCCAACGCTCTGCAGTTCAAAATCAAGAATTCAATTTG CAAATCTGTACAATCAAAAGTGGACAGCATATTG CAAGATGTTGAGAAGTTTACAGACATCGAAAAACTCTACCTCTACCTTAAGTTGCCTTCTGGTCCCAGCAGTGGCAATGATAAAAg GACTGAGAATGAGAGGGGGTCCTCCACTCCTGGATTATG TGACCAGAGTTCCATGTCATCAAGCCGCACTCAACAGATGTATGCATTCAACTGGATACGGAATCACCTAGAGGAGCACCCAGAGACCTCCCTCCCAAAGCAAGAGGTGTATGATGAGTACAA GAGCTATTGTGACAATCTCGGCTACAACCCACTGAGTGCAGCAGACTTTGGAAAGATCATGAAGAATGTCTTTCCTAACATGAAGGCACGTCGACTGGGCATGAGGGGCAAATCCAA ATACTGTTATAGTGGGTTAAGGAAGAAAGCTTTTGTTCACATGCCGTCTTTACCCAACCTGGATCTGCAGAAATCTGGTGATGGG tGTGAGCTCATGGAGTCGACAGGTCAGTCGCCGAGCGctgaagatgagatgagatcTGCAGCCTGCGGACTGGTGTGTGAGTGGGCTCAAAAGGTCCTGAGTCGTCAGTTTGACAACGTGGAGGACCTGGCCCGCTTCCTGCTCAACAGCCACTACATTGGTACTAAGTCCATGGCTGCACTCACTGTTATGACTGGCACACCCACAG GAATGAAAACGCCAACTCCTGTCTCTGCGTTCGTGCCCACAGCTGAGGCAAACTCCTTCCAGCCACAGGTGAAGACCCTGCCCTCGCCCTCTGTTGATGCAAAGCAGCAACTGCAGCGAAAGAtccagaagaagcagcaggagcagaagcTCCACTCGCCCCTGCCCAATGAGTGCCAGGTCAAGAGAGCAGAGGCCAGCACCCCTGGCCCCACCATTCCCTGTGGCAGCCCTGCTATGCTCTCCCCGCAGCCCACAATAGGCATCGTCGTAGCAGCTGTCCCCAGCCCAGTCACG GTACAGAGAACCAGGCAGTTAATGACATCGCCCGGCCCTATAGGGACAGCGGAGGGAAAAGTGCTGCCTGTGAACTTCCAAGTGGTCACTCAGTCTCTTAAGCAGTCCCCCAAACATCCCCAGAATATCTCGGCCAGTCCAGTGGGGGACCGTCTGGCGCGACACAGCACGCGATACGCTCAAATCCTGCCCAAGCCCTCTGCCACCAGTGCCATCACGCTGCGctcaccccccaccctcctcatCACCAACAGCCCCATAAAAACTGTGATGCCCACTTCCCACGTGAGCTCCATGAATGTGGTGAAAATGACGGCGATCGCTCTggctcccagcagcagcagcagcacaactgtGCGTCCCGCCTCGGCAGGTGTGACGACCATGGCTGCTTTGGATGATTCCCAACAATCACACTCGGCCAtgtctctttctcctgcagTCAGGCCCAGTGCCCCAGCCCTCACTCTGAACTTCTCCACAGACTTTAGAGCGGTGTCTGACGCTAGACACGACAATAACCCCACATCTGGCTCAGAGAGAACTGCTGCTGGGGtcaaagaggagagagtggcCAAGTTCAGGGCTGCCAGTGAGCCAAGCTTCCTTGTTAAGTGTTCTCTGGGACCAGATAGAGGGTTAAGGATAAAAAGTGACCCCACATCGCCTCCCACCTCTGTAGCTGTAGCTGGGACTCAGGACAGCAATAACCGTAACTGCCATGACAGTACTTTGTACTTGACTGTTGATAAGCATAACTCCAATGGAAACACATCCTCCAATGGGTCATCCGCTGTTACTCCAACGTCAAAAGATCCCTGCTTAGATGCTAAAAGCCCCCGAAAGCGCACAGGCCCAGTCGGGGAGACCCACGTGATTCCTGTGAAGAGGGTGTTTATCTCCCAGCAGCCAATGGCTGTAATTGACAATCTAAAACCTGGCGTTGGTGCTGCAATGAAGAGGATCCCTCGCCCGGGAACCCCTGCCAGACCAGAGAGTGCCCCCTGCAAAGTGACTGTGAAACACACAACCATTGGGCCCACGCAGATCCTCGCACTCTCCGACTcgcccatcacacacacagagggctcCCAGACTGTTGTCAAACCCCAGGCCTTGGTTGTGAAACCGAATGACCACTCTCTCAGCACTAACACCAGCACCGGGGCAGCTGGAAACAACCCGTCCGATCAGGCCTTGCTACAGCAGATCACTGGGGACCCCCGGGCCATACCAGCCAACTCAGGAGCACACAAAGCCTCTGTGATGAGTGACTTAAAGAGCACAATATGGGAGGAGGGACACCTTGACGAGCTTCGAAAGCAGGCGTTTGCTCAGCAGATAccagcagaacacaaacaagCCCCTACTAACCAACTTTCCCTTATAGCTCAACCCCCTGAGACCTCAGGCCAGCTCACGCTCACACAGGAGATGGTTGACTTTGCAGGTTCTCAGCCCAACATGGACTACTTCCCGTTCAACGATGACGACATGACCCAGGACAGCATCGTGGAGGAGCTGGTGCAAATGGAGGAGCAAATGAAGCTGAAGGGTCTGTTTAGTAGTTGTGTTGACGTGTCTCTACAAGGCCAGTCAGCCAGCAACCAAGGCTCTATCCTGAACGCTCACCAGGCCAACACTACCTTCTACCACTCTGCCCATAGCAGTACCACTCCCGTCCAAACTCCCACTCCAACACCGACACCGACCCCGACTCCCACGCCCACTTCCGAAATGACGCTCGGGCACAGCATGACGAGAGAGAGCCCCTGCTCCCGCATGAATCCGATCACCCCTGTGGATGGAGCCATGGGTCGCCACACACCTATCAGCACTCCACTGtccaactgcagcagcagtgtcccCCCTAGCCCAGTGGAGTGCAGGAACCCTTTTGCTTTCACTCCCATAAACTCAAGTATAACAGGTTACCATGATGCCAGTATTGTCTCCAGCAGTCCCGTAAAGCCCATGCAGAGGCCAATGGCGACACATCCTGACAAGGCCAAACTGGAGTGGATCAACAACCGCTACAACAGCAACTCTGCCAGCCCTCTATCCAACCACAGTATTGGTATTCTGCCCAGCTACCAAGACCTGGTAGACGACCAGTTTCGAAAGCCACATGCTTTTGCAATTCCTGGCCAGTCATTTCAAGTCCAGTCGAGACCAGATGCTGCTCACTTTGGCCGCTTGACTCCCATTTCTCCAGTGCAGCAACAgccacaacaacagcaacaacaaacgccgcagcagcagcagcagcagctggtgacAGGTGTAACTACTCCCACTAAACAGGAGAGCTTTGCTGTGCCTGCACCGTTAGACAACAAAGCATCGACCTCATCTGCGTCCATCACTTTCCGCTGCCGCAGCGTCAGCCCGGCGGTGCGCCAGAGGAACTTCAGCGGCAACACCGGCCCTCTGACCAACACCACGAATACCAGCACCACCACCCGTGCTGTGGTTTCTCCCTTTAACTCTCCCATCACCTCTGAGGTGCTCAGCATCCTGTCCAACAGCCAGACAGTCAGCTCTGTCCACAGCATGGCCCAGCGGAGTCGGTCTGTACCTCTGAACATCATGATGCAGAGTGAGATGCTGCCCGTGCAGGGTCAGAGCAACACCGCTAAAATTACAAACGTCCTTCTCAGCAAGATGGAAGCGGATGGGGATGATTCTGTCCGTGGCCTGGGAATAAACAACCTCCCTTCTAACTATACGGCCCGTATGAACCTCACACAGATCCTGGAGACGACTCCTGGCTTCACTGGGGGGACTGCTCACCAGACTCAGCTGCCTGTCGGCTCGAGCCCTGCTGCCTTCGAGCTCCAGCAACACAGTTACCTCACCACTGGCAGTGGAGAACAGGTGACTTTCTCTACCGGGGACAGCCAAGCACAAGCAGGACCTGGTGAGCaagaccagcagcagcaacaacaacagctgcagctccaggagaATCCTGTGCAGACACAAccacagctcctcctccagagcaCACAACAGCAGGAGGCGGAGGACGAGCAACAGCAGCTGGATTTCAACAACACTGTTAAGGACTTGCTGGGGGATGATGGTCTCAACCCCAGCTCCCAGTTGGTGGGTCAGGTAGCCTCGGAGCTCAACGCCGTGGCGTCTGACTTCTCGAACGACATCAGACTGACCTCAGATCTGTCCAGTAGCATCACTGACCTTAACACATTGGACACCAACCTGCTGTTTGACCCAAACCAGCAGCAGGAACAATATGAAGATTCAACACTGGAAGAACTGAAGAACGACCCGCTTTTTCAGCAGATATGCAGTGATACTGTGAACTCTGGTTTCGACTGGCTAGAAAGCAAAGACCAGCCTACCACAGTAGAGATGCTGGGCTAA